The stretch of DNA ATCATCTCAAGATATTTGGTGGAGCATCAGTATGAAATGTTTGGGGGAGGATCATGGACCATTATGAGATACTCAGGGGAGGATCAAGGATCACTATGAGATGCTCAGGGGAGGATCAGGGGTCACTATGAGATGCTCGGGGGAGGATCACAGCTCATCCCACACACTCGGTAGGGAGGCTCCTGGGCTATAGAGAAGGAAATTACCTTTAGTCACACAGGTCCTGGAGGGATTCGCTGCTTCTGTAGGAGGTTGGGCCACTGGCTTTTGCCTGGAGACACAAGTAATGACAGATGGTCGCATCTGGAATGGGAGAAGCGGCATTAGATTGCGTGGGGCGGGGCAGTTTGGCCAAGGTGGGGGGTGATATGAGAGGGAGTAAGAGAAGACaaagggaagggggagcaggaagaACATGGATGAAGAGGAGGAAGCACTGATGGAAGGTCCATGGATACAGATAAGGATTCTGGGTAAGAATAACAGGAAGACGAGGCTCATACGTAcaggggaggattctgggagaagGAGCAGGAGGCTCATACCTAcaggggaggattctgggaggaggagcaggaggctCATACCTACAgcggaggattctgggagatggtTTGGTCGCAGGAGGCTCATACCTAcaggggaggattctgggagaagGAGCAGGAGGCTCATACCTAcaggggaggattctgggaggaggagcaggaggctCATACCTAcaggggaggattctgggaggaggagcaggaggctCATACCTAcaggggaggattctgggagaagGAGCAGGAGGCTCATACCTAcaggggaggattctgggaggaggagcaggaggctCATACCTAcaggggaggattctgggagaagGAGCAGGAGGCTCATACCTACAGGGGAGGATActgggaggaggagcaggaggctCATAACTAcaggggaggattctgggaggaggagcaggaggctCATACCTAcaggggaggattctgggaggaggagcaggaggctCATACCTAcaggggaggattctgggaggaggagcaggaggctCATACCTACAGGGGAGAATTCTGGGAGATGGTTTGGGTGCAGGAGGCTCATACCTAcaggggaggattctgggaggaggagcaggaggctCATACCTAcaggggaggattctgggagaagGAGCAGGAGGCTCATACCTACAGGGGAGGATActgggaggaggagcaggaggctCATAACTACAgggggaggattctgggaggaggagcaggaggctCATACCTAcaggggaggattctgggaggaggagcaggaggctCATACCTAcaggggaggattctgggaggatgAGCAGGAGGCTCATGCCTACAGGGGAGGATtgtgggaggaggagcaggaggctCATACCTAcaggggaggattctgggaggaggagcaggaggctCATACCTAcaggggaggattctgggaggaggagcaggaggctCATAACTAcaggggaggattctgggaggaggagcaggaggctCATACCTAcaggggaggattctgggaggaggagcaggaggctCATACCTAcaggggaggattctgggaggatgAGCAGGAGGCTCATGCCTACAGGGGAGGATtgtgggaggaggagcaggaggctCATAACTAcaggggaggattctgggagatggtTTGGTCACAGGAGGCTCATACCTAcaggggaggattctgggagatggtTTGGTCACAGGAGGCTCATACCTAcaggggaggattctgggagatggtTTGGTCGCAGGAGGCGGGGCTTTGGGGGCTTACCTGCTGCAGGAGGGCTGGCGAGGGTTGTGCTTGCTCACTGGGTTTCTGTGCCCTTTTCACCAGTGCCAGGGGCTGTTCGTCTGGGCTGGCAGCGGGCACCGGCCTCTCCATGGCAGCCTTTGTGGGCATCAGCCTTCTGAGGACCTGCTCCAAGCTGAAATGGGGGCCGCAGTTGttcagcaggggggctccagccgGGGCCCTTACACTCACAGGAGGGGGGTTGGGCTTCACCCTGGGAATAAAAAGGCAGACTGTGAGCCCCACATTAGGGAAATGCCGGTTTctcagagcatgctgggaattgtagtcagTGCGGTATATACCTGCTGGGGGCGCTCATGGGGCACATTCTCTTGGCAATCCTTGGCGGGTCCGGGCTGAGCTTGCGTTTGATTGGATACACTGGGATCCCGTGGTTGTTCAGGGGCCGCAGCCTTTCTGGATCCCGAGAGCTGTGCTGCCCTGGAATAGAACCCGAACCCGTTAGTCTCCAACCTTGGCACAGGGGTACGGGGCAGCTGGCACAGGGGTATGGGGGTATGGGCAGCTGGCACAGGGGTATGGGGGCAGCTGGCACAGGGGTACGGGGGTATGGGGCAGCTGGCACAGGGGTATGGGGGTATGGGCAGCTGGCACAGGGGTATGGGGGCAGCTGGCACAGGGGTACGGGGGTATGGGCAGCTGGCACAGGGGTATGGGGGCAGCTGGCACAGGGGTATGGGGGTATGGGGCAGCTGGCACAGAGgtacaggggtatgggggcagCTGGCACAGGGGTACGGGGGCAGCTGGCACAGGGGTATGGGGGTATGGGGCAGCTggcacaggggtacaggggtatggGGCAGCTGGCACAGGGGCATGGGGGCAACTggcacaggggtacaggggcacaggggtATGGGGGCAACTGGCACAGGGGTACGGGGGCAGCTGACACAGGGGTACGGGGGCAGCTgacacaggggtacaggggcagcTGACACAGAGTGGGCACATTACTAAGTAGGGACTCTTATCCCTGGCAATGGGGCAGCTGGCACAGGGGTACAGAGGTACAGGGGCAGCTGGTACAGGGGCAGCGTTGCAGGCAGTTATTGCCCAGCGGGCAGGCTGGCATTTCTCTGCCTACAGGGAATGCACTGATGCAGGGTGGCAACTCCCAGTTACTTTAATCCAAATAACAgatttgcagatggcacaaactGCCCCAGAGGGGGGCAAACATAACTTCCCCGGCTGCACCAATGTATTTACCCCAACTATTTCCCCCCATACCAAATACATTGATTAAGAGGAATATCTCACCCTCATAAACCCCTATGCCCCTCTCTCTGCGGGGCCCCCAGGGCCACAAACCCCTATGCCCCTCTCTCTGCGGGGCCCCCAGGGCCACAAACCCCTATGCCCCTCTCTCTGCGGGGCCCCAGGGCCACAAACCCCTATGCCCTCTCTCTGCGGGGCCCCCAGGGCCACAAACCCCTATGCCCCTCTCTCTGCGGGGCCCCCAGGGCCACAAACCCCTATGTAAGTGCCAGCAGTTAGAGGAGAGCAGTCGAGTCTGAGCCGGGAACGGAAGGAATTACGGGCTGTATTATTGCCCCCCCAGGGTAAATGTGAGCTTGTACATGTGcctgtgtaacccccccccccagtactgaaGTAGGTGCATCTATCAGTACAGGGTACCCCCCAGTACAGAGTACCCCCCCAATACAGAGGCAGGAGGTAGGTGCATCTATCAGTACAGAGTACCCCCCAGTACAGAGTACCCCCCCAATACAGAGGCAGGAGGTAGGTGCATCTATCAGTACAGAGTACCCCCCAGTACAGAGTATCCCCCCACAGTACAGAGAACCCCCCAGTACAGAGTACCCCCCCACAGTACAGAGTACCCCCCAGTACAGAGTACCCCCCAGTACAGAGTACCCCCCAGTACAGAGTACCCCCCCACAGTACAGAGTACCCCCCAGTACAGAGTACCCCCCCAGTACAGAGTACCCCCCCAGTACAGAGTACCCCCCAGTACAGAGTATCCCCCCACAGTACAGAGAACCCCCCAGTACAGAGTACCCCCCCACAGTACAGAGTACCCCCAGTACAGAGTACCCCCCAGTACAGAGTACCCCCCACAGTACAGTACCCCAGTACAGAGTACCCCCCCACAGTACAGAGTACCCCCCAGTACAGAGTACCCCCCCACAGTACAGAGTACCCCCCAGTACAGAGTACCCCCCCAGTACagagtaccccccccccagtacagagtACCCCCCCAATACAGAGGCAGGAGGTAGGTGCACGTATCAGTAGCCGGAGGGCACTTACCTTCCAGGATGTAGACTTTAAACCCGCTGGAGATGCCCATAGAGTACTGCAGGCTGGAGACGGCCATAGTGGGTGCTGTGGGTGCTGTGGGTGCTGTGGGTGCTGTGGGTGCTGTGGGTGCGACACAGGGAGAGACACAGGGGGGAATATTACCTGAGCTGGGCTGCTGCACCTTTATATCTGCCCTGCACCCacagcagccaatgggaagcgGCACACACCTGGAGGCTCCACCCCCTCCCCCCTTACCTGCCACTCAGGGCTTCAAAGGGGGTTTCCTGCTGCCCCTGGCTATCTCTATACTCCTGTTGTTTAACCTCTTCATCCCCAAACCTGCCCCTGGCTATCTCTATACTCCTGTGGTTTAACCTCTTCATCCCCAAACCTGCCCCTGGCTATCTCTATACTCCTGTTGTTTAACCTCTTCATCCCCAAACCTGCCCCTGGCTATCTCTATACTCCTGTTGTTTAACCTCTTCATCCCCAAACCTGCCCCTGGCTATCTCTATACTCCTGTTGTTTAACCTCTTCATCCCCAAACCTGCCCCTGGCTATCTCTATACTCCTGTGGTTTTAACCTCTTCATCCCCAAACCTGCCCCTGGCTATCTCTATACTCCTGTTGTTTAACCTCTTCATCCCCAAACCTGCCCCTGGCTATCTCTATACTCCTGTTGTTTAACCTCTTCATCCCCAAACCTGCCCCTGGCTATCTCTATACTCCTGTTGTTTAACCTCTTCATCCCCAAACCTGCCCCTGGCTATCTCTATGCACCTTTTGTGCCCAGTTTAACCTCTTCATCCCCAAACCTGCCCCTGGCATCTCTATGTGCCCAGTTTAACCTCTTCATCCCCAAACCTGCCCCTGGCATCTCTATGTGCCCAGTTTAACCTCTTCATCCCCAAACCTGCCCCTGGCTATCTCTATACTCCTGTTGTTTAACCTCTTCATCCCCAAACCTGCCCCTGGCTATCTCTATGCACCTTTTGTGCCCAGTTTAACCTCTTCATCCCCAAACCTGCCCCTGGCTATCTCTATCTGCCCAGTTTAACCTCTTCATCCCCAAACCTGCCCCTGGCTATCTCTATGCACCTTTTGTGCCCAGTTTAACCTCTTCATCCCCAAACCTGCCTCTGGCATCTCTATGTGCCCAGTTTAACCTCTTCATCCCCAAACCTGACCCTGGCTATCTCTATGCACCTTTTGTGCCCAGTTTAACCTCTTCATCCCCAAACCTGCCTCTGGCATCTCTATGTGCCCAGTTTAACCTCTTCATCCCCAAACCTGCCTCTGGCATCTCTATGTGCCCAGTTTAACCTCTTCATCTCCAAACCTGCTCCTGGCTATCTCTATGTGCCCAATGTAACCTCTTCATCCCCAAATGTGCTGGGCATGGTGCTGCAGGGTAATTcggcagggtgagtgggggtaacACGTTACATGTATGTGCAGCCATAAAGCATCAGGGGGGCAGCATGGGGGGTGCCCAGGTGGAACAATATAAATGCCAGCCTGTCAGTGCAACAGAAGAGCCCTGTTCaccagagcttgcactctacagGGTTATATCTCCATTGCTTTGTGCTGTTCCCTCACCCACCCAGAGACAGTCCAGCTGCACCCATAGGTGCCATAGGAAATGTCTTGCCCCTGTGAGTGCCCGGCTGGGAGCCCCGGCCTCCTATTGGCCAAGCCTGGGCACTTACAGGGAGTCTCGCTGTACTTACCCGTAGGGGCCCTAGGAGTGGGGGCGGGGGCTGATAATGGAAAGTGAGGGGGGGGCGGTACATTTCCTAGAAACACTGTTTCTTCTCATTCTGAGGAATTTGCTCAGGTGTcactgggggggcacaggtgTAAATAGGTGCGGGGGGGCTTCTGACTTGTACAAGGTGGGTGCCCCCCCTTTCCTGTCCCCCTGGGAATCTCCCCTAGATCCAGACTATCCGCATTATTTATCTACTGCCAGCCTTGTGTGTCTGCGGGTATCTGAGTGTCCGCTCCCCTGAGTGTCTGCTCCCCTGAGTGTCCGCTCCCCTGAGTGTCTGCTCCTCTGAGTGCCTGCGTATATAATCTCTGCCCAGGCTAATTCGGGCAGATGTCCAAGGGGCTGCCATACAATGCCCATTATACTATAGGCGCTTATTTGGGGTCTGTACCCGGCAGTTTTATCCTGCTGTTTTCTACCCACCGCCTGGGAATATCCCTttatttctcccccccccccccagtaagggAAGGAacccacaggcacccacaggAACCATTGGATCCTtagaataaagggcaagtaaataaGAGGCAGAAGGGGCTGTTTGGGTGCAGAGCGCTGAGCGCACGTTGTTACATGTAGCACCTATGGGATCCAGTCGGGTGAGATGCCGCTCATTCCTCTGCGCAATCATTGGGCTCTGCAGGGACACGTTCAGCGCCGACATCTCCCATAACCAGCTGCCTGCTCCCAGGCACGGGTATCCACTACCCCTTTAGTACTGGGGGGCACCTGTAGCACCCAGCCCCACCCCCAGTGTACCCTGATATCTGTCAGtacccagccccccccccgtgtaccCTGATATCTGTCAGCACCCAGCCCCCCCAGTGTACCCTGATATATGTCAGTACCCAGCCCCCCCAGTGTACCCTGATATCTGTCAGTACCCAGCCCCCCCAGTGTACCCTGATATCTGTCAGCACCCAGCCCCCCCAGTGTACCCTGATATCTGTCAGCACCCAGCCCCCCCAGTGTACCCTGATATCTGTCAGCACCCAGCCCCCCCAGTGTACCCTGATATCTGTCAGCACCCAACTGGGGCAAATTACTGGGGCACCTTATTGGGCACATTACTGGGGCAAATTACTGGGCACATTACTGGGGCACCTTATTGGGCACATTACTGGGGCAAATTACTGGGGCACCTTATTGGGCACATTACTGGGGCAAATTACTGGGGCACCTTATTGGGCACATTACTGGGGCAAATTACTGGGGCACATTACTGGGCACCTTACTGGGGCACATTACTGGGCACCTTACTGGCGTAACTTACTGCACTGGCAGCTCCAGTGGGGGGAAGGGGGAGGCGGATTTGCCTGCAGGGATTGCCCCCCTGGGACACAGGGGCTATTGGGCtgcagagcgggggggggggggggggggggctccattAGAGATGCTAACGAGGCTGCTGAGTTCTCGGGCTGAATCCATTCATCCTGTGTATGAGCCATAGTAGCCCCCCCAGGCTAAGCTTTCCCATTGTCATTAGCCCTGATTTCCTTATCTGCCCCCTCCCAGCAGGCATGAGGCCAGGCACAGTGCGGATCCGCCCTCccacccctctccctgccccccaggcACAGATTCATTGGCCCAGCTGCCCCCCCAATATATATATTCCCCCATTGCCCTATACACAAGGGCCCCCCAGGCACAGTACTGAGCCACAggcccagctgcccccccccaatatatATATTCCCCCATTGCCCTATACACAAGGGCCCCCCAGGCACAGTACTGAGCCACAggcccagctgccccccccccaatatatatatattcccccaTTGCCCTATACTCAAGGGCCCCCCAGGCACactcataaatatatattcacccccaaataattgtaataaaggATTAGGGGGCAAAATACATCAGTGAGAAGCCCCCGGGCCCTATTTttgcaggggatggggggggggggtcaataataacaataatgaggTTTATTTACCCTGCCCCTGCCCAGTGCTGTAAATGCCCCAGGTTGGCGCGGGTGGGTATGGGCACAGATGGGAAGTTATCTCCTTACGCAGTCAGACTGGGGGTTTTCATTCATTCTCCTGCCCCTTTGTGCGAGGGAAGTGGCGGCGGCAGGTGAGGCGCAGGGAGTTGTTCCGACAAGTAATGCCCCGCACACTCCCCCATTGTTtgcccattgcccccccccccccgctgagtGACGGCTTGTGCCAGGCATCTGCCACTGTTTGCACAAGAGGGCGTCTCACCCCAGGAATGTCACCCCCGGGGGCATCTGAGCAACATCACAGGGGGGAAAGTTGAAGACCTGGTTTGAGATAAGATCCATTCAGgggcaggatggggggggggcttcctgtgtgctgggggggggggtgattgagAGCTCAGGGTGGGGGTCGTGGGACACATGATCTCACCTACAGAAAGGGAAGGGGGGGCCGAGCGCGTGTCTGCCTGGCGCTGTAACAAGCCGGGGCCTGTCTGTCTGTACCTGGCACCCATACCCACCGCGCCAGCCAGACACCGACACCCAGCGTGGTGCCCCCGGGCCCAGTGTGACTCACAGGGGCAGTaagtggggcacaggggggagaCTGGCACTCAGGGATTGTGCCACACACTCATACAAACCTTCTCTCTAACACTCAGTGCCAGCCGGGCACCGACACCCAGCGTGGTGCCCCCGGGGCCCAGTGTGACTCACAGGGGCAGTaagtggggcacaggggggagaTTGGCATTCAGGGATTGTGCCACACACTCATACAAACCTTCTCTCTAACACTCAGTGCCAGCCGGGCACCGACACCCAGCGTGGTGCCCCCGGGGCCCAGTGTGACTCACAGGGGCAGTaagtggggcacaggggggagaTTGGCATTCAGGGATTGTGCCACACACTCATACAaaccttctctctcactcacactcagtgcCAGCCGGGCACAGACACCCAGCGTGGCGCCCCCGGGCCCAGTGTGACTCACAGGGGCAGTaagtggggcacaggggggagaTTGGCATTCAGGGATTGTGCCACACACTCATACAaaccttctctctcactcacactcagtgcCAGCCGGGCACAGACACCCAGCGTGGTGCCCCCGGGCCCAGTGTGACTTACAGGGGCAGTAAgtggggcacggggggggggactGGCATTCAGGGATTGTGCCACACACTCATACAAACCttctcactcacactcagtgcCAGCCGGGCACAGACACCCAGCGTGGTGCCCCCGGGCTCAGTGTGACTTACAGGGGCAGTaagtggggcacaggggggagaCTGGCACTCAGGGATTGTGCCACACACTCATACAaaccttctctctcactcacactcagtgcCAGCCGGGCACAGACACCCAGCATGGTGCCCCCGGGCTCAGTGTGACTCACAGGGGCAGTaagtggggcacaggggggagaCTGGCACTCAGGGATTGTGCCACACACTCATACAAACCTTCTCTCTCACACTCAGTGCCAGCCGGgcacacctgccccccccccagcaactgcaCCTCTCGCCCTAGATTCAACCAAGAAAAGCCAAATGGATTGCCAGCTCCGGGCCGATAACTGGAAAGAGGTtgcacagtgccacctacaggtaCAACATGGGAACAACATGCTGCGCTAGAaatggggctgctgggaaatcacagagagtatatagatatataacacacagagtatatagatatataacacacacagagtatatagatatataacacacagagtatatagatatataacacacagagtatatagatatataacacacagagtatatagatatataacacacagagtatatagatatataacacacagagtatatagatacataacacacagagtatatagatatataacacacagagtatatagatacataacacacagagtatatagatatataacacacagagtatatagatatataacacacagggtatatagatatataacacacaggggatatagatatataacacacagagtatatagagatataacacacagagtatatagatatataacacacagagtatatagatatataacacacacagtatatagatatataacacacagagtatatagatatataacacacagagtatatagatatataacacacaggggatatagatatataacacacagagtatatagatatataacacacagagtatatagatatataacacacagagtatatagatatataacacacaggggatatagatatataacacacagagtatatagaGATATAACACACAggggatatagatatataacacacagagtatatagatatataacacacagagtatatagatatataacacacaggggatatagatatataacacacagagtatatagatatataacacacagagtatatagatatataacacacacagagtatatagatatataacacacagagtatatagatatataacacacaggggatatagatatataacacacagagtatatagatatataacacacagagtatatagatatataacacacaggggatatagatatataacacacagagtatatagatatataacacacagagtatatagatatataacacacaggggatatagatatataacccACAgagagtatatagatatataacacacagagtatatagatatataacccacagagtatatagatatataacacacacagtatatagatatataacagacacagtatatagatatataacacacagagtatatagatatataacacacggggatatagatatataacacacagagtatatagatatataacacacggggatatagatatataacacacagagtatatagagatataacacacagagtatatagatatataacacacacagtatatagatatataacccacagagtatatagatatataacacacacagtatatagatatataacagacacagtatatagatatataacacacaggggatatagatatataacacacagagtatatagatatataacacacagagtatatagatatataacacacagagtatatagatatataacccacagagtatatagatatataacacacacagtatatagatatataacagacacagtatatagatatataacacacacagtatatagatatataacacacacagtatatagatatataacacacacagtatatagatatataacacacacagtatatagatatataacacacacagtatatagatatataacacacacagtatatagatatataacacacacagtatatagatatataacacacacagtatatagatatataacacacagagtatatagatatataacacacggggatatagatatataacacacagagtatatagatatataacacacggggatatagatatataacacacagagtatatagatatataacacacagagtatatagatatataacacacagagtatatagatatataacacacggggatatagatatataacacacagagtatatagatatataacagacacttatatagatatataacacacacagtatatagatatataacacacacagtatatagatatataacacacagagtatatagatatataacacacggGGATAgagatatataacacacagagtatatagatatataacacacagagtatatagatatataacacacggggatatagatatataacacacagagtatatagatatataacagacacttatatagatatataacacacacagtatatagatatgtaacatatacagtatatatatatcacacccaggggatacagagatataacacagtatatttatatatatatatatatatatatatatatatatcacactcaggggatacagagatataacacacacagtatatatatatcacactcaggggatacagagatataacacagtatatatatatatatcacacacaggggatacagagatataacacacacagtatatatatatatcacactcaggggatacagagatataacacacacagtatatatatatatcacactcaggggatacagagatataacacacacagtatatatatatatcacactcaggggatacagagatataacacacacagtatatatatatatcacactcaggtgatacag from Xenopus tropicalis strain Nigerian chromosome 8, UCB_Xtro_10.0, whole genome shotgun sequence encodes:
- the LOC116406756 gene encoding transcription cofactor vestigial-like protein 4, with translation MAVSSLQYSMGISSGFKVYILEGQHSSRDPERLRPLNNHGIPVYPIKRKLSPDPPRIAKRMCPMSAPSRVKPNPPPVSVRAPAGAPLLNNCGPHFSLEQVLRRLMPTKAAMERPVPAASPDEQPLALVKRAQKPSEQAQPSPALLQQMRPSVITCVSRQKPVAQPPTEAANPSRTCVTKGLSRTPSPDVEDHFQRSLALAHKRPIAPRPIPTPQSSSISVEEHFSKALGSKWLLIRAAADSPSSPEGRGRRLV